In one Thioclava sp. ES.031 genomic region, the following are encoded:
- the flgK gene encoding flagellar hook-associated protein FlgK produces the protein MSLTGALQASTSGLRTAQMQSEATSRNIANASTEGYVRKELPQVTTAGGLVQTGEARREVDASLNRMYRQHSSAMAREQAIYEAVGEYTATLGQPGDGLSPADRLTDLRSSMIALVNNPGSNAAQNGVASSAQEMVTSLNQSSDMLARVGGEVDMEIKYDVSDFNETLHKITSLNKQISDAPPGSLGAADLGDRMDVLVEKASKLIDMQVRRSTDGRATLYTAGGTPLVDGDQASYITYDQTAGTLFAGKTNITPDSTDARGFQNGSLAGLFAVKKDVLPRFQLQLDEMARGLVQGFEGADASLAPGQAGLFTDAGAAFDPAKLEGLAGRISVNAAVDPAQGGQLSRLRDGIGATTPGAAGDSTQIEAFVSMFDDPLSADPGTGLEASQSLRDYGSNMISAQEFEGTRAQERFAAARTAAETVNGTRQGIQGVNVDDEMQKLITIQQSYAANSKMMSAVMKMMDTLLAAV, from the coding sequence ATGAGCCTGACGGGCGCCCTCCAGGCGAGCACGAGCGGTCTGCGCACGGCGCAGATGCAATCGGAAGCGACCTCGCGGAATATCGCGAACGCGAGCACCGAGGGCTATGTGCGCAAGGAGTTGCCGCAGGTCACGACTGCGGGCGGCCTCGTGCAAACCGGCGAGGCGCGGCGCGAAGTCGACGCCTCTCTTAACCGCATGTATCGGCAGCATTCCTCGGCCATGGCGCGCGAGCAGGCGATCTACGAGGCGGTGGGCGAATATACGGCGACCCTCGGCCAGCCGGGCGATGGCCTCTCGCCCGCGGATCGCCTGACCGATCTGCGCAGCTCGATGATCGCGCTGGTGAACAATCCCGGCAGTAACGCTGCGCAAAACGGCGTGGCGTCCTCCGCGCAGGAGATGGTGACCTCGCTCAACCAAAGCAGCGACATGCTCGCGCGGGTCGGCGGCGAGGTCGATATGGAGATCAAATACGACGTCTCGGATTTCAACGAGACGCTGCACAAGATCACCTCGCTCAACAAGCAAATCTCGGACGCGCCGCCCGGCTCGCTCGGTGCAGCCGATCTGGGGGACCGGATGGATGTGCTGGTGGAAAAGGCGTCGAAGCTGATCGACATGCAGGTGCGCCGCTCCACCGATGGGCGGGCCACGCTCTATACCGCCGGGGGCACGCCGCTCGTCGATGGGGATCAGGCCAGCTACATCACCTATGACCAGACGGCCGGAACGCTGTTTGCGGGCAAAACGAATATCACCCCGGACTCCACCGATGCGCGCGGCTTCCAGAATGGCAGCCTCGCCGGTCTGTTCGCAGTGAAGAAGGACGTTCTGCCGCGCTTCCAGCTTCAGCTCGACGAGATGGCGCGGGGGCTCGTGCAGGGGTTCGAGGGGGCCGATGCCTCGCTCGCGCCGGGGCAGGCGGGGCTTTTCACCGACGCAGGCGCGGCATTCGATCCGGCCAAGCTCGAAGGGTTGGCGGGCCGGATCTCGGTCAATGCGGCGGTGGACCCGGCGCAGGGCGGCCAGCTCTCGCGTCTGCGCGACGGAATCGGTGCGACCACACCGGGCGCTGCGGGCGACTCGACCCAGATCGAAGCCTTCGTGTCAATGTTCGACGATCCGCTTTCGGCGGACCCGGGCACCGGATTGGAGGCGTCGCAGTCGCTGCGCGATTACGGAAGCAACATGATCTCGGCGCAGGAATTCGAGGGCACCCGCGCGCAGGAACGGTTCGCCGCGGCGCGCACCGCCGCCGAGACGGTGAACGGCACGCGCCAGGGCATTCAGGGCGTGAATGTCGATGACGAGATGCAGAAGCTGATAACGATCCAGCAAAGCTATGCCGCGAATTCGAAAATGATGTCCGCCGTCATGAAGATGATGGACACGCTGCTTGCCGCCGTCTGA
- a CDS encoding flagellin — protein sequence MIPLIRNSLSTLQMSVISRRSVSRTTAELQRTSDEVATGRKSDVYADMGAKSAFVLALEDRATTNSHFITSNKLLGSKLDMIASSASTARGAAQDVLGLAVGNLDQPGAAAATLQQSARAALDTIMTSLNVSLDGEHLFSGVASDKAALRGYDVTNGATGLSPKDVLSGIVGSGPADATQATAMLSQIDSVFDDTNADPTQRYSSTFFQGDTTAGAPRKTALIGDGETLDYGMQADDPEFRSLIKGLALFASTDVSKIKDPDAYKSWMAAGVKALSDGVEGLRNSETALGAKQKRLDVKLTQQQSMDSVLKSRLSDYVSVDPYEAATRMTALQTQLNASYSVAAQMSKLSILNYM from the coding sequence ATGATCCCCCTAATCCGGAATTCGCTGTCGACCCTGCAGATGAGCGTGATCTCGCGGCGGTCGGTCAGCCGCACCACGGCAGAGCTGCAGCGGACGAGCGACGAGGTCGCGACCGGACGCAAATCCGATGTCTATGCGGATATGGGGGCGAAATCGGCCTTCGTGCTCGCGCTGGAAGATCGCGCGACGACCAATTCGCATTTCATTACCTCGAACAAGCTCCTCGGGAGCAAGCTGGATATGATCGCCTCCAGCGCGTCGACGGCGCGCGGGGCCGCACAGGATGTGCTCGGGCTCGCGGTCGGGAACCTCGACCAGCCCGGCGCCGCGGCGGCGACCCTGCAGCAAAGCGCGCGCGCCGCCCTCGACACCATCATGACGAGCCTGAATGTCTCGCTCGACGGGGAGCATCTGTTCTCCGGCGTGGCTTCGGACAAGGCCGCGCTGCGGGGCTATGACGTGACGAATGGCGCGACGGGGCTGTCGCCGAAGGATGTTCTGTCGGGGATCGTGGGCAGCGGTCCCGCGGATGCCACTCAGGCGACGGCGATGCTGTCGCAGATCGACAGCGTGTTCGACGATACCAATGCCGATCCGACGCAACGCTACAGCTCGACCTTCTTCCAGGGCGATACGACAGCCGGGGCGCCGCGCAAAACGGCGCTGATCGGGGATGGCGAGACGCTCGATTACGGGATGCAGGCCGACGATCCCGAATTCCGCAGCCTGATCAAGGGGCTCGCGCTGTTTGCCTCGACCGACGTGTCGAAGATCAAGGATCCGGACGCGTATAAAAGCTGGATGGCCGCCGGGGTCAAAGCGCTGAGCGATGGCGTTGAGGGGCTGCGCAATTCCGAGACTGCGCTGGGTGCGAAGCAGAAGCGGCTCGACGTGAAGCTGACGCAGCAGCAATCGATGGATTCGGTGCTCAAGAGTCGTCTGTCGGATTACGTCTCGGTCGATCCCTATGAGGCCGCGACCCGGATGACGGCGCTCCAGACACAGCTCAACGCGAGCTACAGCGTGGCGGCTCAGATGTCGAAACTGTCGATCCTGAATTACATGTAA
- a CDS encoding response regulator transcription factor → MNIYVFEPRDGRVRGLLSELESVGLQPVLVPASFFASDLSTLNQKGVDTRAILIGDCPEVTDYIRAIRSCGCRNPVLVMRDFKNSRDASEALDAGADDVMVSPIKGIEALSRINSIIRRSYGHAAESISVGEITAFFDGRDPLVSGARLKLSNREHAIFQHLALNANKVIAKGAIYDAVYGMSDDQPFDKVIDVYICKLRKKIADAADSGHQYIETVYGRGYKFSELDSADDAKLAAYSKRDAVGTVAAR, encoded by the coding sequence ATGAATATTTACGTCTTTGAGCCTCGCGATGGCCGCGTTCGCGGCCTGCTCAGCGAGCTGGAGAGCGTTGGGCTGCAACCCGTCCTCGTCCCCGCATCCTTCTTCGCGTCCGATCTCAGCACGCTGAACCAGAAGGGCGTCGACACGCGGGCGATCCTGATCGGCGACTGCCCGGAAGTGACCGACTATATCCGGGCCATCCGTAGCTGCGGCTGCCGCAACCCGGTTCTGGTGATGCGCGACTTCAAGAACTCGCGCGACGCCTCGGAAGCGCTCGATGCGGGGGCTGACGATGTCATGGTCAGCCCGATCAAGGGGATCGAGGCGCTGTCGCGGATCAACTCGATCATCCGGCGCTCCTATGGCCACGCCGCCGAGAGCATCAGCGTCGGCGAGATCACCGCCTTCTTCGACGGTCGCGACCCGCTGGTCTCCGGCGCGCGACTGAAGCTGTCGAACCGCGAACACGCGATCTTCCAGCACCTGGCGCTAAACGCGAACAAGGTGATTGCGAAAGGCGCGATCTATGACGCGGTCTACGGGATGAGCGACGACCAGCCTTTCGACAAGGTCATCGACGTCTATATCTGCAAGCTTCGCAAGAAGATCGCGGATGCGGCCGATAGCGGCCACCAATATATCGAGACGGTCTACGGTCGGGGCTACAAGTTCAGCGAACTGGACAGCGCCGATGACGCGAAGCTCGCGGCCTATAGCAAGCGCGATGCGGTCGGCACGGTCGCCGCGCGCTAA
- a CDS encoding flagellar basal body P-ring protein FlgI, whose translation MLASLRRKGNRASFSYAGVRGALVALSVIAGALLAIPAAAQVRIKDIASFEGVRENQLVGYGLVVGLNGTGDTLNGSPFTKKSIEGMLERLGVGNLSGDAIKTKNTAAVMVTAKLPPFARRGSTIDVTISSLGNADSLRGGTLIVTPLVGADGEIYAVGQGPISVAGYSAKGNAASIVDGVPTVARMENGAIVEKEIDFELNSMKSVRLSLREPDFTTASRVAGVINDKLGHNTAQMLDPSTIEVQAKGKYGVPELLAMIENLPVTPDSVAKVVVDEKSGTIVIGSNVRIDQVAISQGGLTVKVKESYAVSQPKPISIGQTVVVPETDVQVEEKNTQFSVLQGGDVSLQDLVDGLNAIGVGARQTISILQAIKAAGALHADLEII comes from the coding sequence ATGCTTGCTTCTTTGCGCCGAAAAGGTAATCGGGCGTCGTTTTCTTACGCCGGGGTTCGTGGGGCGCTCGTCGCGCTCTCCGTCATTGCGGGGGCGCTCCTGGCAATCCCGGCCGCCGCACAGGTCCGCATCAAGGATATCGCCAGTTTTGAAGGCGTGCGTGAGAACCAGCTGGTGGGCTACGGCCTCGTGGTCGGCCTGAACGGGACCGGCGACACTCTCAACGGCAGCCCCTTCACCAAGAAGTCGATCGAGGGGATGCTCGAACGGCTCGGCGTCGGCAATTTGTCCGGCGATGCGATCAAGACGAAGAATACCGCTGCGGTGATGGTGACGGCAAAACTGCCGCCCTTCGCCCGCCGAGGCTCGACGATCGACGTGACGATCTCTTCGCTCGGCAATGCGGACAGTCTGCGCGGCGGCACGCTGATCGTGACGCCGCTCGTCGGGGCCGATGGCGAGATCTATGCCGTAGGGCAGGGGCCGATTTCGGTTGCGGGCTATAGCGCGAAGGGCAACGCGGCGAGCATCGTGGACGGCGTGCCGACCGTCGCGCGCATGGAGAACGGCGCCATCGTCGAGAAAGAGATCGATTTCGAATTGAACTCGATGAAATCCGTGCGCCTGTCCTTGCGCGAGCCCGATTTCACGACCGCCTCACGGGTGGCGGGCGTGATCAATGACAAGCTCGGCCACAACACCGCGCAGATGCTCGACCCCTCCACCATCGAGGTGCAGGCGAAGGGCAAATACGGCGTCCCGGAGCTTCTGGCAATGATCGAAAACCTGCCCGTTACGCCCGACTCCGTCGCCAAGGTGGTGGTCGACGAGAAATCCGGGACCATCGTGATCGGCTCGAATGTGCGGATCGATCAGGTCGCGATCAGTCAGGGCGGTCTGACCGTGAAGGTCAAGGAAAGCTACGCGGTCAGTCAGCCGAAACCGATCTCCATCGGGCAGACGGTCGTGGTGCCCGAAACGGATGTGCAGGTCGAAGAGAAAAACACCCAGTTCAGCGTGCTCCAGGGGGGCGATGTCAGCCTTCAGGACCTCGTGGACGGCCTCAACGCAATCGGCGTGGGCGCCCGGCAGACGATCTCGATCCTGCAGGCGATCAAGGCCGCCGGCGCGCTTCATGCCGATCTGGAGATCATCTGA
- a CDS encoding rod-binding protein, whose amino-acid sequence MNPLDPSKPSLSAASLKAPAASGAKAQDAKEIAKNFEATFLQQAVGEMMKTVKMGGLDGGHAEEMWKSFLARGIAGEIAASGRTGIAQSVERMIGAYNSNGDDHG is encoded by the coding sequence ATGAACCCGCTCGATCCGTCGAAGCCGTCGCTCTCGGCTGCATCGCTCAAGGCGCCTGCCGCATCCGGTGCGAAGGCGCAGGACGCGAAGGAGATCGCCAAGAATTTCGAGGCGACGTTTCTGCAGCAGGCCGTGGGCGAGATGATGAAGACCGTGAAGATGGGTGGGCTGGATGGTGGTCACGCCGAGGAGATGTGGAAGTCCTTCCTCGCACGCGGCATCGCCGGCGAGATCGCCGCCTCCGGCCGGACCGGGATCGCGCAGAGCGTCGAGCGGATGATCGGCGCCTATAACTCGAACGGAGATGACCATGGCTGA
- a CDS encoding flagellar biosynthesis protein FlgI, protein MADETPSRFRKRMQARRDIAAEGPVLTDEDDANLAAFEANIDATLDLLHEEIAAVEAGHLDRVTELYDRKADLLKRIELKIPVIEPFLEASEDAAPALREKLRQLKTAVQDNSVLLSRMSEATRDIVREIEKIRNRHSLDGLYGKSGKPVTGQDGPQMHIDREF, encoded by the coding sequence ATGGCTGACGAGACCCCGTCGCGTTTTCGCAAGCGGATGCAGGCCCGGCGCGATATCGCCGCCGAAGGCCCCGTTCTGACCGACGAGGACGACGCCAACCTCGCCGCTTTCGAGGCGAATATCGATGCGACGCTCGATCTGCTGCATGAAGAAATCGCGGCGGTCGAGGCGGGGCATCTCGATCGCGTCACCGAGCTTTATGATCGCAAGGCGGACCTGCTGAAGCGGATCGAGTTGAAGATCCCCGTGATCGAGCCGTTTCTGGAAGCGTCTGAGGATGCCGCCCCCGCGCTTCGCGAGAAGCTCCGCCAACTGAAGACCGCCGTGCAGGATAACAGCGTTCTGCTGTCGCGGATGTCCGAGGCGACCCGGGATATCGTGCGCGAGATCGAGAAGATCCGGAACCGGCACAGTCTCGATGGTCTCTATGGAAAGAGTGGCAAACCGGTCACAGGACAGGACGGTCCGCAGATGCATATCGACAGGGAATTCTAG
- a CDS encoding flagellin — MSSILTNTSAMNALSTLRSVNKGLEDTQNRISTGKKINSAKDNAAYFSISESMNSDSGMYKSINEGLTLTKNSVSTARLGAESVKDLAQQFVERVSFAQGAAVDHDAVQKELDNIVTQIGTTIQQSTFNGDNMVNTTGAVSVVTGISRASGSFQTTSITFNAVDLTAIQSTLNAIDISDTNGSANALANAMTTAEDQLSTAIDNATSLGVAEKSLESQQNFLNKLTDKLDTGTGNMVDADMEKEAARLQSYQVQQQLATQSLSIANQGPQNLLSLFR, encoded by the coding sequence ATGTCGTCCATTCTTACCAATACCTCCGCGATGAATGCTCTTTCGACCCTGCGTTCGGTGAACAAGGGTCTCGAGGACACGCAGAACCGCATTTCGACCGGCAAGAAAATCAACTCGGCGAAAGACAATGCCGCCTATTTCTCGATTTCGGAATCGATGAACAGCGACAGCGGCATGTACAAGTCGATCAACGAAGGTCTGACCCTGACCAAGAACTCGGTTTCGACCGCGCGTCTTGGTGCAGAGTCCGTGAAAGACCTCGCCCAGCAGTTCGTCGAGCGTGTCTCGTTCGCCCAGGGCGCGGCGGTTGACCACGACGCGGTCCAGAAGGAACTCGACAACATCGTGACCCAGATCGGGACAACGATCCAGCAGTCCACCTTCAACGGCGACAACATGGTGAACACGACCGGCGCCGTTTCGGTTGTGACCGGTATCAGCCGGGCAAGCGGCTCGTTTCAGACGACCTCGATCACCTTCAACGCTGTCGACCTCACCGCGATCCAGTCGACGCTCAATGCGATCGACATCTCGGACACCAATGGGTCCGCGAACGCGCTGGCGAACGCGATGACGACCGCCGAAGATCAGCTCTCGACGGCGATCGACAACGCGACCTCGCTCGGCGTTGCAGAGAAGTCGCTGGAATCCCAGCAGAACTTCCTCAACAAGCTGACCGACAAGCTGGACACTGGCACCGGCAACATGGTCGATGCGGACATGGAAAAGGAGGCTGCGCGCCTTCAGTCCTACCAGGTCCAGCAGCAGCTCGCGACGCAGTCGCTCTCGATCGCGAACCAGGGTCCTCAGAACCTTCTGAGCCTGTTCCGCTAA
- a CDS encoding flagellar biosynthesis regulator FlaF, whose product MSVAAYKRTISETESPRQIERRILSRVTGELEAHMAAFDSATGYERLGLLAQGLRTALWENERIWMALRDDLAEPGNTFPAELKAALISLALWVERETQTVMGGGGTVAPLVEVNRNIIRGLSGDAGEPVAAE is encoded by the coding sequence ATGAGTGTCGCCGCTTATAAGCGAACCATTTCCGAAACCGAGTCTCCGAGGCAGATCGAGCGCCGCATCCTGTCGCGCGTCACCGGAGAGCTGGAGGCCCATATGGCCGCGTTCGACAGCGCCACCGGTTACGAGCGGCTGGGGCTTCTGGCGCAGGGCTTGCGCACCGCGCTTTGGGAAAACGAGCGCATCTGGATGGCGCTGCGCGATGATCTAGCCGAGCCCGGGAACACGTTCCCCGCCGAGCTGAAAGCGGCGCTGATCTCGCTCGCGCTCTGGGTCGAGCGGGAGACGCAGACCGTGATGGGCGGTGGCGGCACGGTCGCACCCCTCGTCGAGGTGAATCGCAACATCATCCGCGGGCTCAGCGGCGACGCTGGCGAGCCGGTGGCTGCGGAATAA
- a CDS encoding flagellar biosynthesis repressor FlbT, with product MALRLTLKPNERIVVNGCVIRNANRRQTLQIENTADVIRAEDLLDETSEPTPVKQAYFLIQTALIRADTRDTLVPVIQEQLADLVTIFSSPVVGGVFEAANWVSQGDYYKALSALRPVMRREEELFARLSETASPATALEGEEC from the coding sequence ATGGCATTACGACTGACGTTGAAACCGAACGAGCGGATCGTGGTCAATGGATGCGTGATCCGAAATGCCAACCGTCGCCAGACGCTTCAGATCGAGAACACCGCCGACGTGATCCGGGCGGAGGATCTTCTGGACGAGACCTCAGAGCCGACCCCGGTGAAGCAGGCCTATTTCCTGATCCAGACCGCGCTGATTCGCGCCGACACGCGCGACACGCTGGTGCCGGTCATTCAGGAGCAGCTCGCCGATCTTGTCACGATCTTCAGCTCTCCCGTTGTCGGCGGCGTCTTCGAGGCCGCGAACTGGGTGTCTCAGGGCGATTACTACAAGGCGTTGAGCGCGCTGCGCCCGGTCATGCGACGCGAAGAGGAACTGTTCGCCCGCCTGTCCGAAACTGCGAGCCCGGCTACGGCGCTCGAGGGGGAAGAATGCTGA
- a CDS encoding DUF1217 domain-containing protein translates to MLTISGMSSRLALKLIDRTQAKQLDQLAQEPQHARAISRFREKIANIHTAADLVGDYDTYSFVMKAFDLKDQMFGKAMMREILSSDSADKTSLVNRLTDPRFRKLYDALGFTNGGTANTNTSSTAWQDKIVDQYVSQQFINGESDQNPTVGSVLEFRQKVGGLKTWYSVLKDKDTAQFMRTALGIPNDVVKLDVERQKQIFEDKFDITKLKDPKEVDNLVSHFVAVYDANNFSTGGAAGNAAVTLMQGAVQGGSGQFVPATFDLTAIATFSASRYR, encoded by the coding sequence ATGCTGACGATCTCGGGCATGAGCAGCCGCCTCGCGCTGAAACTGATCGACCGGACGCAGGCCAAGCAGCTGGACCAACTGGCACAAGAGCCGCAGCACGCCCGCGCGATCAGCCGCTTCCGCGAAAAGATCGCCAATATCCACACTGCGGCCGATCTGGTCGGCGATTACGACACCTATAGTTTCGTGATGAAAGCCTTCGATCTGAAAGACCAGATGTTCGGCAAGGCGATGATGCGCGAAATCCTGTCGAGCGATTCTGCCGACAAGACCTCGCTGGTGAACCGGCTCACCGATCCGCGGTTTCGCAAGCTCTACGATGCGCTTGGTTTCACCAATGGCGGAACGGCGAATACGAACACCTCCTCGACCGCCTGGCAGGACAAGATCGTCGATCAATATGTCAGCCAGCAGTTCATCAATGGCGAGAGTGATCAGAACCCGACCGTCGGGTCCGTTCTCGAATTCCGCCAGAAGGTCGGTGGCCTCAAAACTTGGTATTCCGTCCTGAAAGACAAGGATACGGCGCAGTTCATGCGCACGGCTCTGGGCATCCCGAATGACGTGGTGAAGCTCGATGTCGAACGGCAGAAACAGATTTTCGAGGACAAGTTCGACATCACGAAGCTCAAGGACCCGAAGGAGGTCGACAATCTGGTCTCCCATTTCGTCGCCGTGTACGATGCGAACAATTTCTCGACCGGTGGGGCTGCGGGGAATGCTGCGGTGACGCTGATGCAAGGCGCGGTTCAGGGCGGCTCGGGCCAGTTCGTGCCCGCGACCTTCGATCTGACCGCGATCGCGACTTTCTCGGCCTCGCGCTACCGGTAA
- a CDS encoding flagellar motor switch protein FliG translates to MKTSRDYKKLRGPEKAAILFLCLGEKHGAGLMQRLDDYDIHSITHAISSLGTIPADVVEEVMSEFMETAGDGGGIVGSMEMAQSMLKGFLPEDRVTDIMHEIQGPLVGRNIWENFSALNEQVIANYLKDEHDQTVAAILSKVKPEVASKVLPLLGEERMMEVLERMIGIDTVPRYVFQNIEETLQKEFMSSATRNTGPDPQQRMADLFNKLDSKLFDDITQRLETRIPEAFGAIKAKMFTFDDLCKLDQQSLVKVMRGVEGQTLPLALRGAKKEVRDYFLSALPSRSRDMLNEEMTAMGPVRGREVQEAQSALVDYALELSRDDEIRIPLDDDDVIID, encoded by the coding sequence ATGAAAACCTCCCGGGATTACAAGAAACTCCGCGGCCCCGAGAAGGCGGCGATCCTTTTCCTCTGCCTTGGGGAGAAGCATGGCGCCGGGCTGATGCAGAGGCTCGACGATTACGACATCCACTCGATCACCCACGCGATCTCGTCTCTCGGCACGATCCCCGCCGATGTCGTGGAAGAGGTGATGAGCGAGTTCATGGAAACAGCCGGCGACGGCGGCGGTATCGTCGGGTCGATGGAAATGGCCCAAAGCATGCTCAAAGGGTTCCTGCCCGAAGATCGCGTGACCGACATCATGCACGAGATCCAGGGCCCGCTGGTGGGGCGCAATATCTGGGAGAACTTCTCTGCGCTCAACGAACAGGTGATCGCCAATTACCTCAAGGATGAGCACGATCAGACGGTCGCGGCGATCCTGAGCAAGGTGAAGCCCGAGGTGGCCTCGAAAGTGCTGCCGCTCTTGGGCGAAGAGCGCATGATGGAGGTGCTGGAGCGGATGATCGGCATCGACACCGTGCCGCGCTACGTCTTCCAGAATATCGAGGAGACGCTGCAGAAAGAGTTCATGAGTTCGGCGACGCGCAACACCGGGCCCGATCCGCAGCAGCGCATGGCCGACCTCTTCAACAAGCTCGACAGCAAGCTGTTCGACGACATCACCCAGCGTCTGGAGACGCGCATTCCCGAGGCGTTCGGCGCGATCAAAGCGAAGATGTTCACCTTCGACGATCTGTGCAAGCTCGACCAGCAGAGCCTCGTCAAAGTCATGCGCGGGGTCGAAGGGCAAACGCTGCCGCTCGCCTTGCGCGGGGCCAAGAAGGAGGTGCGCGATTACTTCCTGAGCGCCCTGCCCTCCCGCTCGCGCGACATGCTAAACGAGGAAATGACCGCGATGGGCCCGGTGCGCGGGCGCGAAGTGCAAGAGGCGCAATCCGCGCTGGTGGACTATGCGCTCGAACTGTCGCGCGACGACGAGATCCGCATCCCGCTCGACGATGATGACGTGATCATCGACTGA
- the fliP gene encoding flagellar type III secretion system pore protein FliP (The bacterial flagellar biogenesis protein FliP forms a type III secretion system (T3SS)-type pore required for flagellar assembly.): MAKAGLPLFVLTLAASLAFSGSAEAQEAGGLLGDLAQGLNNAAPGSDAAASLSGRIIQLIALMTVLSIAPGVLVVMTSFTRFVIVFSMLRSALGLNQTPPNMVLSAMALFMTFFVMQPVFDDAWTGGLRPLLNNTVTEEQAIVRIGAPFKAFMFANTRPKDLKLFADLVRDNEAGQNAEPAPETPAPATAEEASWRTLVPAFMISELRRAFTIGFLIYLPFIAIDLIVASVLMSAGMMMLPPVMISLPFKVIFFVLIDGWYMLAGSMMQSYVAYGGGG, encoded by the coding sequence ATGGCGAAGGCTGGCCTGCCGCTCTTCGTCCTGACCCTCGCCGCGTCGCTCGCGTTCAGCGGCAGCGCCGAGGCGCAGGAGGCGGGCGGCTTGCTTGGCGATCTGGCGCAGGGGCTCAACAATGCCGCCCCGGGCAGCGACGCCGCCGCCAGCCTGAGCGGGCGGATCATCCAGCTGATCGCGCTGATGACCGTGCTGAGCATCGCGCCGGGCGTCCTCGTCGTCATGACCAGCTTCACCCGCTTCGTGATCGTCTTCTCGATGCTGCGCTCCGCTCTGGGGCTGAACCAGACGCCGCCGAACATGGTGCTGAGCGCGATGGCGCTGTTCATGACCTTCTTCGTGATGCAGCCGGTCTTCGACGATGCCTGGACCGGCGGGCTGCGGCCGCTTCTGAACAACACGGTGACCGAGGAACAGGCGATCGTGCGGATCGGCGCGCCGTTCAAGGCTTTCATGTTCGCCAATACGCGCCCCAAGGATCTGAAGCTCTTTGCCGATCTCGTCCGCGACAACGAAGCAGGGCAAAACGCCGAACCCGCGCCCGAGACGCCCGCGCCTGCCACGGCGGAGGAAGCGAGCTGGCGCACCCTCGTGCCCGCCTTCATGATCTCCGAACTGCGGCGCGCCTTCACCATCGGCTTCCTGATCTACCTGCCCTTCATCGCGATCGACCTCATCGTCGCCTCGGTGCTGATGAGTGCGGGCATGATGATGTTGCCGCCGGTGATGATCTCGCTGCCCTTCAAGGTGATCTTCTTCGTGCTGATCGACGGCTGGTACATGCTCGCAGGCAGCATGATGCAATCCTATGTCGCCTATGGCGGGGGCGGCTGA
- a CDS encoding FliM/FliN family flagellar motor switch protein — protein MSDNDTPESTQPPETPETEAQPTQDEARAAAAETLLHSLASKQAASDGDGQNVNAMLNVGLSVQIVLGQSRIPISQLLNLSRGSVIELEKKIGEPVDVVINDRLVARGDLVKVGENRLGVTLTEIVKDYVPTR, from the coding sequence ATGTCCGACAACGATACGCCCGAATCCACGCAACCGCCTGAGACGCCGGAAACCGAAGCGCAGCCGACGCAAGACGAAGCCCGCGCGGCTGCGGCGGAGACCCTTCTGCACAGCCTCGCCAGCAAGCAGGCCGCGAGCGACGGTGACGGGCAGAACGTCAACGCGATGCTCAATGTCGGGCTCTCGGTTCAGATCGTGCTGGGCCAGAGCCGTATCCCGATCTCGCAGCTTCTCAACCTGAGCCGCGGCTCGGTCATCGAGCTCGAGAAGAAGATCGGCGAGCCGGTGGACGTGGTGATCAATGACCGGCTCGTCGCGCGCGGCGATCTGGTGAAGGTTGGCGAGAACCGCCTCGGCGTCACCCTGACCGAGATCGTCAAAGACTACGTCCCGACACGATGA